In Nitrosococcus watsonii C-113, the DNA window GTGGAGAAACTGGCTTTGCTCATCGCTTCCCAACGCCAAAACATAGCCGCTTACGCCGGTCCTCAGTGGCCGTCGCTGTTGGCCTATTTGAAAGGAGAAGGAGGACTGCCGGGAGATGAAGCACATCACCGGACTGATGGGCCGAGAGGCGTTAGTCAGTTCCATCGTCAAGGAACTGCGCAAGGGCAAGCACGTGCTCCTGAGCGGACCGGTGGGGGTTGGCAAGTCGGCGGTGCTGGAGGCCGCACTGGGGAAGCTTCAGGGGCGGGAGGCAACGCCTTCCCCTGAGAGGCAATCCTCCCGCCCTTGCCGTGCCCTGACCGTCGTCCATCTGCATGACCACCAGGCCAAGGGGCAGTTCGTAGAGATGGCCCGCCAACTCTTGGCCGCGGGGATCATCAAACCCAGCGCTTTGGAATTGGCTAGGCGCTACGATGAACTGCCGCCTGCGGAAATCGAATGGGCAAAGGTCAAGCGCACGGTGAACCGGCTTAGCATCCGGGACTTGACCGGCGCCATCATCCCGGCCCTCTCCGCTCATGGGGGCCGGGTCCTCATAGCGGTGGATGATATGACCCGGCTCACCCCGACCCAGCAGGCATTTTGGTTGGCGCTCTTTGACCAGGCCCAAGTCATCACCTGCGCCAGCGAGAAAAAGCAGGGCCTGCGAAAATTGTGGTGGAAGATGAAGGAAATGGAAGTCTCGCCCCTGACCCCGGAAGCCTCGGCGGAAATCGTACAAACGTATATCACCCAGCAAGGGGTACTGATTGAGTCCCCGGAACTGTACGTCTCCCATGTGGTGAAACAAGGCGGCGGTAACCCCCAGGCGATTTACGACATGGTCAACGACAGCGCCAAGGAGCGGGTAGTGGACAAGCGCAAAATCCGGGAGATGCGCCATCAGGCGGGGATACGTTATCTGGATTTTACCCCAGTGATGATGGTGGCCAGTGCTTTGATTATCGGCTCCCGCTATTTGGCCATTGGCCTGGGGGATACGGAGCTCTATATCTTGGCGGGCATGGCGGCTGCCTTGTTTTTGAGTCTGCGGTTTTTCTTGTTCAAGGGGGCCGGGAAGGCGAACTAAGGAAGCGCTTGCGTTATCCTATTATGGATATAGTATATAGGATATCCAAAAGGAGAAATTTCAATGCAAAAAGTGCTCTTTTCCTTGCCCCCTGACTTGGTGGCGCGCATGCGGGCCAGCATCCCGCCGAAACAACGCAGCCAGGTGATCGCCCGCCTCCTGGCGCAGGAGCTTGAGAAGCGGGAGCAGGCCCTTTATCAATGCGCCCTGGAAGTGGAGGCAGACGATGCCCTGGGGGAAGAAATGAAAGACTGGGACATCACCGTGGGCGATGGCCTCAACCATGACTCGGGGTGAGGTGTATTGGGTGAATCTTAATCCCACCCAAGGGTCGGAAATCCGCAAGCGCCGCCCCTGCGTCTTGGTGGGGGCCACGCCCATCAATCAGGCCCGGCGCACGGTAGTGGTCGTGCCCCTGTCCACCTCCGCCAAGCCCAGGCCGCCCCTGACCGTGCCTATCCAGGGCCTCGCTCAGCCCGTGGTGGCGGTCTGCGATCAGATCCGTGCGGTGGATAAGTCCCGCTTGCTGGAGGCAGCCGGCCGTTTATCCAAAAAAGACTTGGACGCTCTGGCGGAAGGGCTGAGGCAGGTGTTGGTCCTTTAGGGCATGATTGCCGGTACCCATATCGCCTTTGCCTCCGTCCTTTACCTGGGCGGGGCGGCCCTGTTTGAATACGACACGGATCTCCTGGGTTGGGCCTTGGCGGCGGGGGCTTCCCTCCTGCCGGATGTGGATTTGCCCACTTCCAAGCTGGGGCGGGTACTGTTTTGGCTCTCCACCCGGCTGGAGAAGCATTTTGGCCACCGCACGATCACCCATTCCTTCCTTGCCCTGATGGTCCTGGCGGTGCTCATTTCTCCCCTCCTGTGGCTCAAGCCGGTTTATTTTGGGTGCATCCTGGGCGGTTACTGGTCCCACCTGTGGATCGACATGCTCAATCTCCGGGGCGCTGATTTGCTCTGGCCTTCCCCGGTACGGGTAGTGATGCCGGGAAATCGAGATTACCGGATGGCGGTGGGCAGCAAGGCGGAGATGGTGCTCATGACCGTCTTGCTGGCCGCTTGTTTGGCGCTGTATCCCGTGAGTGGCCTGGGGTTTCGCACCGGGTTGCAGCACTTGCTGGGCAACTTCGAGTTGGCCCGGGATGCTTTTATCAAGGAGGCGGGCACCCACTGGTTTACCCTGGAGCTGGAGGCCATTGATAATCTGACCTTGGAACAGATTACCTGCCAGTGCCCGGTGCTCGGGGTGTGGCAGCAGGGATTGATTGTGCTCCATCAGGGCCAACCGAGAGCGGTGGGCAAGTCCCAGCTCCATCACAATCTCTATCCCACCCGGGCCAAGCTCCTAGCGGGGGAACCCTTGCGGGTGGTGTCCCATAAAGTGGAGATGCAGGGCCGGTCTTTGGGCTGGCTTTTGAAGCGTTTGGACCGGCGGCACACGTATTATTTGTCCGGGGAAATGCAGGTGGGGAGCCGACTGGCGCCGGTGGCGGATATTGATTTGTACCATCCGGTGGCTTTCAATGGGAAAGTATTGCGGCTGCACTATGCCCGAGGGCAAGAGCTGGCGCCTTATCTGAATAGGGTCGCTATCCAGGGCGAGGTGTATGTACAGTTTTGGCTCAGGCCGGGCGATCCTCCGGTGGAGTTAAGGATGGTTGACGAGGCGCCGACAGAACTCATACCGGAGGTGTTGAAAGAATATTTGTGAGGCTTGGGTAATTGCCGTCTTTTTTAAGACACTTAAGAGCTACGCAGCTTTAATGATAATTAACAATGATGGTGTTCTAAATGAGAATGCAATGGAATAAGTTATTAAATAACAAACGCTTACGTAGACCTAATGAAAAACCATCCTCAAGGCCGCTAAAATTAAACCCTTTTCAACTTGATCAAGAGCGGATAATTTTCTCTCAACCTTTCCGTCGATTGAAAGATAAAACCCAAGTCCATCCGTTTTCCGATAACGATCATGTTCGAACCCGACTGACGCATAGCCTAGAAGTTGCAACCGTTGGTCAATCTCTAGGGACGCTTGTAGGCTCTGAAATAATCGAGCGCTATGAACTGAAAAATTTTAAGAGTGAGGATTTTGGAAATATTATCAAAGCGGCTTGTTTAGCTCATGACATCGGCAACCCTCCCTTTGGCCATATTGGGGAAGAGGCTGTTCGCGAATGGTTTAATGAAAAAGAGAATAACGAAAAATTATTCGAAGAAATGACAAAAGCCAAAAGATCTGATTTCCAGAGATTTGATGGAAATGCTCAAGGGTTTCGCATCATTACACAAACTGAAAACTATAAAGGAAATGGCGGCTTGCAGCTTACTTTCGCGACTCTTGCTACGTTGATGAAATATCCTTGGCCAAGTACTCATAATAAGGCTAATAAGAATAAATTTGGATTTTTTCAGTCGGAGCAGAACTATATAGAAGAAATTGCAGAACAGGTAGGTCTTTTACCAACCAGAGATGGAGCATGGTATCGTCACCCTTTAGCTTACTTAGTAGAAGCAGCAGATGATATCTGTTATGCAATTATAGACCTAGAAGATGGTATTGATATGGGAGCACTCAGCTTCAGATATTATGAAGAATTTATCAAAGGCTATTTAAAACAAGATAAAGAGTATGAGGGTTGGGAGAGCGAATATAAAAATCTAGAAACTACTAAACAAAAAATTAGCTATTTAAGAAATAAAGCGATTACAAAACTTATTGAAGAAGCTTCAGAGTCATGGCTCAAACATGAGGTCGATATTTCGCATGGAAATTTTGAGTACCCTCTATTAGACAAAGTGGAAGGGAATGGCTTTGTGCAGGACGCTAAAAAAATTGCAAAGGAAGAAATTTTCATAAATCATAAAAAAATTTATATAGAAATTGCTTCATATAAAATTTTATATGGGCTATTGGATGCCTTTTCGGAGGCAGCTCTACAAGGGAAGGGAGATGACTTTGAATCTGGTAAAAATAAACGATTATTTACACTTATGGGGGAAGATGCACCGAAGAGTGAATGTTCACGATATGAAACTCTAATGAAAGTTATAGACTTCATTTCAGGAATGACTGATCGGTTTGCCCTCGGTATGTATAGGCAGTTAGATGGTATTTCACTAGGCGGTATGACTCCTGCTCCCCTTGAGATTAAGTAGTTAGTGAGAGACATCTTGATCGCTCCCATTTAAGATGATCCCAAGTTTCATAGCAAGAGGCATTAAAAACGCCGATCCTCAGAATGCGAATGAAAAAAAGTGTACCCATCCTTGCAGTATAGAATCTAGGGTCTTAAGTCGAGGTATTGGAGCCTTTGCCAAAACCCTAAGAAGGGGAGGCGTGGGTAGACCGGAGAGATGGCCACGAAGATGTCTGCAAGGCCCTCAACCAGCGCTATGGAAGGAAGGCAAAGGCGGTGAAAATGTGCAAAGTTAGCGGCTCGCGCGGATCTCGAAGCGGACCCCCTCGCGCTGTTGGAGGTAGCCGAGTACCTGGAACAGGTTACGGGCATTCGGATTGCCCTTGGGTCCGAACATGCGCATGAGGCTCTTGGACGGAATCTGGGTTTCCGCCGAAAGGGTCTCAAAGCCGACCGTGGCGTTGATGTAGTCGCGCAGCACGGCTTTACCGGTGGTCATGTCGCCGGACAGTAGGGCTTCTACGCCCTCTTTAAGCAGGGCCTCGCGGAAGGCGGGATCACGGGCCACGCGGGCCTGAATCGTTTCTTTGAAATCACGGGTCAGCACCATCGCTCAATCTTCCTCCTGCTGGCGTTGTTGATACGCTGCCCATAGGGTCTGTGCGGCCTCGATGTCTTTCTGCTGGCGTTGCTTGGTGCCACCGCCCAGCAGGATAATGAGCCAATCACCGTCCTTGCCAAAATAGACCCGGTATCCGGGGCCGAAATCGATTCGGTACTCAAAGACCCCGGCGCCGACCCCCTTGATATTAGAGACATTGCCTTGCGCCATCCGGATCAGGGCCGTCGCCACCTTGGCCGCTGCCTGGGCATTGAGCTTGTCGAACCATTTGGCGTAGGGGCTACGGCCCTTGGCGTCGATATATTCCCTGATCAGGGTAGATGCCACATACATTCCAAAAGGATCGCCAAGGTATTACACGCATAATCCAGTCTAGCAATTTCAATAGGTTATAAGTCTTCTTGTGTTTTTCACCGTCTCTGACATGGATTATGCGTGGATGTGATCATATACGCCTAATTGAGGGCTACGTAATTGTATTATATACATAATTTATGGGGCCCAGCGGCTCTGAAATTATGCGTATAATACTTTAGCGATATTTTCTGTAGCCAAGAGGCATGTACCCCGTTCTCCGGAATTATTCGGCCCTGTAAAACGCGAGCCTCATTGCACTGCTTAGAGCATGCTATCCTTCGGATTTAAAATACTTTTCACTTGAAATCGTCTCAATAAAAGTGACCGCGCCTTCAGGAGAATACTTCAGATTCACACCATCGCGCCCGTTATATCTAAATCAAAGCCACACCAATATAGGGGCGGCGCTGTGGTCTACTTGGACCCGGGGACCTCTTTGCCCGCGAGCCTTTTGCCGCACGCTTTCAGTCCGACAATGGTCAGTACCGTTGGACCGCCGCCACCATGCACGTCATCCGTGGGAAAGGCCAGGCTGAGCGCCGTCGAGAGGCCTGGTAGCTGAAGATTATGTGCGCTGGCTGGAAGAACGAGTATGTCGGGGCTAACGTGCCGTCTGAATGCAAAAAGTCCAGATTCTGAGCAGGGGGAAAACCGAAAAATGAAAAAAAGCAGCAGAGCTGTCGTTAGCACTACTCCACGGGAAGCTAATCTAAAGAGAAAACTGCGAGCGCATTTGCAATCCCTCGGATTCACCAAATCAGAAGATGGTGCCTTGCAAGTTCCGGGAAATGACAAAGGCATAATCCGCACGTTACACCGTGCACAAAGAGAAGAACGACTCCGGGCAAACCACGAATTTATTTCCCTCAAGGGCGAAAAACTGATGCGGTTCTTTGCATTAGGCAAAGAAGTTAATCCGGAAAGAATATCGCCTATCCTTGAACGCGTATCGGCCGGAACGCTGCATGGCGACCTGTTCCGGCTCGCATCACTCACGTGGTCCGTCCCCGTCTCCAACGGCTTCGGCAGACGCCTACGTTACCTTGTCTGGGACGAAAACAACAGAAAACTGATGGGTCTTATCGCCATCGGCGACCCGGTCTTCAATCTTTCCGTGCGGGACAAGCTCATCGGCTGGAATACGCACGACAGGAGCGCCCGCCTCGTCAATCTAATGGATGCCTACGTACTCGGCGCACTTCCCCCCTATAATGCCCTGCTCGGCGGGAAGCTGATAGCATGCCTACTGCGCAGCCGCGACCTTTATGACGACTTCGCAAATGCTTATGGCAGCACGACCGGAATAATCTCCCAGGAAGAGAAAAAAGCGCGCTTGCTGGCAATCACTACTTCATCGTCCATGGGGCGGTCTTCGGTCTACAATCGCCTGAAACTCGCCGGAATTCAGTACCTCAAGTCTATAGGCTACACCGGCGGATGGGGGCACTTCCATATTCCCGACCGGCTCTTCGCGGAACTGCGTGACTATCTGCGCAACATTGACCACACCTACGCAGACCAGCACCGGTTCGGACAGGGGCCGAACTGGCGGTTGCGGACAACGCGGGTGGCGCTTTCGGCACTTGGCTTTAAAGAAGACATGCTGCGGCACGGGATTCAGCGCGAGGTATTCTTTTGTCAACTCGCGGCCAACGCCGCCAAAATCCTGCAGACGGGGAAAGGCCAGCCTGACCTGAGGTCACTCCTATCCGCAAAGGAAATCGCCGAACTGGCATTGGACAGGTGGATGATTCCACGTTCGAAACGCAGACCCGGGTACCGGGACTGGGTGTCAAGTGACCTCGTGGGCTTGTTTGGCAATCAGGCCCGAATGCTACGCACCCAGATCAAGAAAGCGGAGATGGCCAAGAGAGGTATCGCGGGAGCATAGCCAGCTATGGGCGTGTCCTTAGACAAATGGCAGGATCACATGGAGCGGCACTTCTCGGCCCTCGCCGAACGGCGTGCCGTGTCGGGCCTGCCTATCTTTGCCCTTGAGCATGGTCTATCAGAAGCCGAATTTGACAAGATTTCAGGACAACTGCAATCGCGCCTGAACGCCGGCTTGAGGCTTGCCCCGCACTGGTTGCTCTGGACAATCTATGCGGCCGAAAGGGGATACACCTATGAGGGCGGTGAGTACTGGCAATCGTTCGAAGAGGCAACGCCGGGGTGGGATTCCAGCGATAGGTATCGTGTCTCGGCATGGTTCTCGAAATTTCAGAAAGCATATAACGGCGTTATACCCTCAGGGCCGTGGGCGGCGCATTTCAGTATCATTGCTTGGCCGATCACACATGCTGTCCTACCTCGCTATCTGCAGCAACAATTTGCACGAACGCTCTATGACCTGAGGTACATGCTGGCCCGTCTGACTTCTATCGAGCCCGCAGAAATCGGTCGTTTGACTGCCGCCAATGTCTACTATGCCTCCACGCGTTTCGAGCAGTTCCTGCAACAGGAGGAACTGGTTGGGCGCATTGTCCTCGCTCTTCTTCACCAGGATCCGCGGGAAGGCGAAGAACCGCTTTTACCCGCAACCCTTGACCGCATTGTCGCCGATCTGGAGAAGGTCCGCTATGCGCGCGACTGGCTAAGAGAGACCAGCCGCGTCGTTACGGACCGATTCAAAGGAATAGGCCGAGGTAGCGGCCCCCGTCCGGTTGCCAGCGGCGCTGAATCCGCCGAAAGGAGGCTGAGGGAGGCCCGGCCAGATATCCGGCCGGACTTGCGCCTGCGTTACGCCGGCGACGGCCGGTGGACCCTGATCATTGATGTTCCGAGCTTCAAAGGGATCGCCGCGCTGAACCCAGAGGTGCGTCAGTTCCTCAAGCAAACGCGCTGCACACTGAACGGTGATCCCGGCAAAAAGCCCGCTGGCTGGGTTTTGTCCGGCAATCGCCGCGCCGTATTGAAGGAATGGCCCAACCCGACGAAGCCGCTCGTCAAGTTCGAGAAGGCCAATGGTACGGTCGATCATCTTCTCGAAAGCGAGTGCCGAATGAGTGATGGGCCGATCTGGCTCTTTCGCATCGGCCGCGACGGGATCGCCCGTGAGATCGCTGGTCGCATCGTCCGGCCGGGATACGAATACATTCTCGTCTCACGCGAGGCTTTCGAGGGTGTGCTTGACGGGATGGCTCCGTGCACAATCGATTGCAAGGATATCCAGGCGATCCGCATCTCGGTGCCTGACAACGTTTCAGCAGACTACATTCACTGGTTGCAGCACCGAAACCTTGAGCTTGCGCGAACCATCCGCGTCTGGCCTGCCGGACTACCCGGGCGCCATTGGGACGGCGAGGGTCGCAGTGAATGGCTGACTACTGAAAAACCCTGCTTCAGGATCGTTCCGGACCATCCTGTCGACTCCTACCTTATCGCTCTTGATGGCGATACCGCTACGGCCATTCAGGCGCCTGCGTCCGGACAACCAACTTTTGTCCAACTGCCGCAACTTGCGCCCGGCAAACATATCCTGACAGTGCGGGCGCGCCGCAGCGCCGCACTTGAAGATTTGGGGGCACCCCCGGCGCATGAGGGCTACCTTGAGTTACGCGTGCGCGAGCCAGAGCCATGGATACCAAGTACGACTTCATATACTGGCCTTGTGGTTACCAGTACTCCCCATGATGCTACATTAGATGTTTTTTGGGAGAATGAACTTGACCTAACCGTGTTTGGTCCCGAAGGCCGACAGATTACACCAATCGTAAGTTTAGAGAATGCCAAGGGAGAAGAGGTTTATAACGCTCACGTTTGTCCGGTGATGGACCTACCGATTTTGCCAAGTGTATGGCGAAAGCGGTTTCACGATTTTCTGAAGAGAGAAGAATCAGAGTGGCGCTACCTGGAGGCATCTTCCGGTACTCTCAGAATCGAAGGGCAAGAACTTGGTCTGTATACTCTACGCTTTAACCATGAAGTATTACCTGTTCGCTGGGTTCTTCGTCATAACGGTGAGCGCGTAACCATCCGACTAATCGATGACAGTGGGCAAGAAGGAGAACAGCCGGAATGTCATTTTTTCAGTATGGAAACACCTACAAAGACGGAGTTTCTAAAAATTGAAAATGCACTTACAGGGTTTGAAATCAAACCGCCAGGTGGGCTCTATCTTGTACGAAAAGGAAAGTTCGTAAACTCCATTATTGTGAGCGATGGCCTAAGCGAAGAAGGGCTAAAGGGGCTAGGCGTTAAGCCCACTTATGACCAAATTTCCCGTAACCCAGACTCTATCGTCCATCTTCTGAAAATTCTACATTCTTGGAAGATGGCTCGTCTCGCCGGACCCTTGGCAAATGCTAGGCGTCAACAAGTACATGACGGGATGCTTGTTCATATCTATGGTGCACTGGCGGGACGGGATTGGGGGTTTGCAGAATCAAAGGCAAAGGTTAAGGGTAACTATAATTTGCAGCAGGTGATGACTCGCTTGGAGGCATTGCTTGATCGACGGAGTGGATTTCGGGTCGTTATACAACGTGATGTCGCTACTATTCAAGGTGGGCGCAATGCTATTGCTGATTGGTATGCAGACCTCGCCTCACGTTTTGGTATCTGTTCGAACAAGACCCTCTGCGAATTGGCTATCGAACTAGCTAGCCGTCCTCACGACGTACCTAATCTTTATGAGGATAGGTTGCCCAGGCTTCTCAATCAGTTGATTGAGAAGCCTTTGATTGTGCGTGGTGCCCGTTTTGCTGCGTTGAATTATACGTGTAATGATGCGGGATCCTCTGAATTGCTACCGGAGTGGGATTGATGATTACCGAGCTTACTCCGCAAGACGTGGTTACTTACTGCCGGAATGTTGTTGGCGCGAACGTTGAGAGGGGCGGGATTGACGATATATTATTGGTTGGATTATTACGGCGAAGCGCGGGAATAATCTGCCCTTGTTCACGTGTTGCTCTTCGAGCGTCTGTAACAGAAAGCCTATCCTATTTACATTCTGATGACGATGATCTATCTGGTCGCCTCGATAATCTAATCGAGGTTCTGATTGTAACCGGCGATTTATTGGAATTGTCTGATGTTGTGGTGGATGATCCAGATGTCAAGGAAACATGGGTTTTTGCTGCACCGCCTTCATTTGTGGTTCGTCAAAATGGAATCGCATTCTTAGCAGGTATTGTCCCAGACCAGGATAGCTTCCTATCTTCTGATCTAGATAGCCGAATCGTGTATTCGAGTAGTGCGCGTTTCATTGAGCCTAAACCCGGTGAAAACCTAGAAGAAGAATTGAAAGCTGAGGGAATTCACCAAATAGAAGAAGCGACCTGGCTTAGGTCTCCGAGAAGCCAACCCCCAAAGCATTTGATTGATCGGTATAAACAACAATTGGCTTTAGAGTCGATTTGTGGGCCAGTCAATGGACTTAAAATTCTCGATTCATCTATCAAATCTACATATTACAAAGGCCGCTGGGTTGAACTCCTAAATCAAACAGGTGCATTTATAGCCAGAAGACCTCAAGAATTTGGTGCTCCTTTATGGTGCTTTGTTGAAGTTGCTGGGGGGCAACTGCAACGAGTGATAGACCTCCCTCCTCAAAACTATCGTTGGCGGGGGTGCGATGCTGCATGGCACTTACAGATGGCAATAGACAGTTACCAAAGGATGCCACAACGATATAGGTTGAGCCGCATTGAAGAATCGGTTCGTTTTGACTTTTTTTCACCACTACCACTGTGGGCGCAACGAAGGCTAATGGTGGTTGGTCGAGAGGTTCCTCGGGAAGGCAGTCTCCTCTCATACGAGATTCCTGCGTCAGAAGCTGATGAAGAGGAGGGGTTTTTACAACAAAACCTGTGGCTGGAGCCCGTTGAAAAAGAAAATCGTTAGAGGACCAGATAGTGCAAACAATTAAAGAAACTATAGAGAATTTACACGGATCTCTGCGCGACTACATCGAAGCGACCTACCATATCAGCGCACCATCTTTAATTTCGCAGCGGAAAGTCCTTCTCGATACTGATGGTGTAATACATCGTACTCCTTATCTTGAATCAACGCCGAAGTACCAAACGGGCAACGCATTCGCATCTATTGATGGTTTGCCGTCAGCTGCTCAGAAACTTTTCTTGCGATTAAGTGCTCCCGAAGGCGATCTTCCACGACTGATCTATGACCCGCCTTATAAGCATCAAGCCGAGTCCTTGCAATATAGTCTTATTGATAGGAAAAACCTAGTTATCATGACTGGAACAGGCTCGGGAAAGACCGAATCCTTCCTGCTGCCGATTCTTGGCAAGTTCGCGATGGAGGCGAAGACCCGTCCGGCAGTCTTCACGGAACAGCCTGCCATGCGCGCGCTCGTCATGTATCCCATGAACGCGCTCGTGAACGACCAACTCGGCCGCCTGCGGGCGTTGCTCGGCGATCCGCGGCTTGTCCAGATGTTCAAAGAATGGTGCGGCCGCCCACCGCGATTTGCACGCTACACAAGCAGAACGCCCTATGCCGGGGTTCGCACGAGCAAGAAGGATTCTGCTCGGTTGCAGTCCTTTGACAGCTTCTATGTCGATGTTCTCCGCCGTGTGGAAAGCGACGACCCGGAAGAGAAAGAACAGGCTGTAAAACTCTTGGATGCGCTCAAAGAGCGCGGAAAATGGCCCGCCAAACCTGACCTTAAGGCGTGGTTCGGAGAAAAAGGCAGCGCTTGGCAGGACCGGAAGACCGGCGAGTTTGTCAGGGCAGTGACCCTGCCGGATGACTCCGAATTGTTGACACGTCATGAAGTCCAACTCGCGCCGCCGGACTTGCTTGTCACCAACTATTCCATGCTCGAATACATGCTCATGCGCCCGATTGAGCGGCCCATCTTCGACAGGACGCGGGAGTGGCTGGCGAAGAACCCCGACGAGAGCTTTCTTGTCGTGCTTGATGAAGCGCACTTGTATCGCGGCGCAGCCGGTGCGGAAATCGGCCTCCTGCTTAGGAGACTGCGCGACAGGCTCGGAGTTCCCGAAGAACGGTTTAGGGTAATCTGCGCCACAGCAAGTTTCAAAGATGCTGCGTACGCCCCGGAATTTGGCGCGCAACTCTCCGGTATCACACCCGATACATTCGTACCCATCGAAGGCACTCTCGACCTGAAAGAGGAGGTAGGGGTCGGGACGAATCGCGATGCCGAGGTGCTGTCCGGCATCGATCTGCGCACATTTTACGAGGTAAACACTGACAAAGCTCGTATGGCGACGATAAAGTCCTTGCTTGATTATAGGGGCGTCACTGGTGCCGAGACCACCGAGAGCGCGCTTTTCGATGCCCTTGGCTCGCTCGGCCCAATGGGCGCGCTCATCAATGCGACAATGAAGGAAGCCCGGCCGATCGCCGAACTCGGCAGCTTCCTGTTCGCAGACGACGTGCCGGCACACATGGTGGATAAAGCCGTCACCGTACTGATGACACTAGGCAGTGTTGCAAGGCCAGAACCGAAATTGCCGGGGCTTTTGCCCTGTCGTGTTCATAACTTCTTCCGCGGTCTTCCGGGACTCTGGGTTTGCATGGACCCGGAATGCAGCGAACTCGCCGAGGACCAGCGCAGCAGCATCTGCGGAAAAATGTATTCGCAGCCGATGGACGAATGTAGCTGTGGCGCTCGGGTACTGGAACTGTTTACCTGCCGAAATTGCGGCACGGCCTATGCCCGTGCCTATACAGATGACGTCGATACGCCGCGCGCTCTTTGGCCAGAGCCCGGCGAGCAGTTGCGGATGGCAAGCGGCGAGACCAATCCGCTCTTAGCGCTCGACCTCTTGCTTGAGCAACCGGCACACGATGATGCGGCAGAACCTGCGGACTACGATCTGGAAACAGGCCAACTAAACCCGGCCACGACCGGCCCTCGTACGCGAACGGTCTATATCAGGCAGGAGCGTCTTGCCAACGCTGCCGACGATAAAAACGATAACGATCCCAGCTTCGAGTCACGCGGCCAATTCAAGCCGTGCGCGGTGTGCGGTAAGATGGCGCGTTCCGGTCGAAGCTACGTCCAGGACCATCAAACAAAAGGCGACCAGCCGTTCCAGGCGCTCCTCGCACGCCAAATCCAGATTCAGCCCCCCGGACCGCAAGAAGCGACGCGCTTTGCACCGTTACGCGGCCGCAAGGTACTCGCGTTTTCCGATTCCCGGCAGGTAGCAGCGCGACTGGCACCGAATATTCAAATGTATTCAGAGAGAGATTCCCTTCGGCCACTTATCATTAGTGGGTTCGCATGGCTTCAAGAGCAGGATGTACTGAAAAATCATCTCAGCCTTGACGACTTGTATTTTGGTGCTTTGATTGCATCAAAGAGGTTAAATGTGCGCTTGCGCCCGGAAATGCACGACCACGAAAGTTTTGATGCAGAAGTAATAGTCGAAAGGGCAATAAAATCGGGCGATTTAAATAATCCAATGTCTCTATTAGATCTGTTGCTGGATTTACGTTCCCATCACCCGCCGCATTCTTTGCTCAGTAGTATGCTAACAACATTGACTGACAGGTTCTGGGGAATGGAGCCACTAGCGCTCGCGACGCTCAGAGAAAAGAATCGCCGTAGCAGTAAGATTCTTGGTCTTCCGCCGATACCGGACATTGCTGAAACCGACAAGACAAAGCTTGCACTTGCTCGCTTTTGGCTCCGTTGCTGGGCCGGTTTCCGCATTGCCCAAATGCCTGATGACTGGGTCGATCGACCGACCTCTGAAGGTTTCCGGGCTCAGTCACGAAAACCAAAATCCAAGATTAAGGCAGTG includes these proteins:
- a CDS encoding DEAD/DEAH box helicase codes for the protein MQTIKETIENLHGSLRDYIEATYHISAPSLISQRKVLLDTDGVIHRTPYLESTPKYQTGNAFASIDGLPSAAQKLFLRLSAPEGDLPRLIYDPPYKHQAESLQYSLIDRKNLVIMTGTGSGKTESFLLPILGKFAMEAKTRPAVFTEQPAMRALVMYPMNALVNDQLGRLRALLGDPRLVQMFKEWCGRPPRFARYTSRTPYAGVRTSKKDSARLQSFDSFYVDVLRRVESDDPEEKEQAVKLLDALKERGKWPAKPDLKAWFGEKGSAWQDRKTGEFVRAVTLPDDSELLTRHEVQLAPPDLLVTNYSMLEYMLMRPIERPIFDRTREWLAKNPDESFLVVLDEAHLYRGAAGAEIGLLLRRLRDRLGVPEERFRVICATASFKDAAYAPEFGAQLSGITPDTFVPIEGTLDLKEEVGVGTNRDAEVLSGIDLRTFYEVNTDKARMATIKSLLDYRGVTGAETTESALFDALGSLGPMGALINATMKEARPIAELGSFLFADDVPAHMVDKAVTVLMTLGSVARPEPKLPGLLPCRVHNFFRGLPGLWVCMDPECSELAEDQRSSICGKMYSQPMDECSCGARVLELFTCRNCGTAYARAYTDDVDTPRALWPEPGEQLRMASGETNPLLALDLLLEQPAHDDAAEPADYDLETGQLNPATTGPRTRTVYIRQERLANAADDKNDNDPSFESRGQFKPCAVCGKMARSGRSYVQDHQTKGDQPFQALLARQIQIQPPGPQEATRFAPLRGRKVLAFSDSRQVAARLAPNIQMYSERDSLRPLIISGFAWLQEQDVLKNHLSLDDLYFGALIASKRLNVRLRPEMHDHESFDAEVIVERAIKSGDLNNPMSLLDLLLDLRSHHPPHSLLSSMLTTLTDRFWGMEPLALATLREKNRRSSKILGLPPIPDIAETDKTKLALARFWLRCWAGFRIAQMPDDWVDRPTSEGFRAQSRKPKSKIKAVNSVISDKLARKIFWEKWSPELLACFTRSKAGGNAYLNGSELSLEFDGDWMHCPSCKSVHRPIPGIERCLDCGSDAVSALAPDTDPVFLARKGFYRKPVTEALEEPPREPMALIAAEHTAQLNAPQNEDVFSKAELNELLFQDIKLAGNGIGSRPTAIDILSSTTTMEVGIDLGALSGVALRNMPPGRANYQQRAGRAGRRGNTVATVVAFGSADSHDEHYFTEPDEMIRGDVVDPKLALDNPEIVRRHIRAFLLQNYHQDRLPVVDPDQPHDLFSVLGSVAGFRRTDSVLNRDDFAEWLARNENVLRTRIAKWIPAELLEEDRVELINGFVTDCLKAVDEAIAPDPGEEVEDDEEDSRGDEEVAEEGEERPQQGSNLGKLLDRLLYCGKLPRYAFPTDVATFHVFDRDRSSRFRHIMKFAPSQGLPIALSQYAPDKQVWISGKCYTSGAIYSVMKDDRFHAWESKRLYMECSDCGFSRTFDIGEATRDETRNCDACGGEDTFGPARYWMRPPGFAHPISVEEVTSPDEIPETSYATRAKLTMGTPGDDEDWTEANERVRSLKTRRHLLVSNTGPQHEGYTYCVKCGRIEASNTPNPILAAPHRKPFPDDDDKQMCDGTSPTRHLVLGTDFITDIALFSMRVAAPLKLKPGHYSTDVALRTVSEALAKAACQLLEIEPGELMAEYRPALTPAGKNGLEAEIFLYDTLPGGAGFASQFATRGLELFQRAFYLLKTCPEDCDASCYRCLRSFKNKFEHRLLDRHVGVELLEYLLAGQHPGFNTQRLKNSIELLLNDLLRRNEGVVTFHENAEIKYGVGKTAKAPILAEYEGKKFVIALSRPLTAGHPSDPLIADLRDSSTEYQVIVENELVVRGNLPTATRTVYQQITE